In Conger conger chromosome 9, fConCon1.1, whole genome shotgun sequence, the genomic stretch AACGAGAGATAGAAGATGGGTAGGTAGGGGGGAAAAGGTGCAGATAAAAAGGTGAAAAGTTGATAGAAAAGTAACAACAAGATAAAGAAGAGATATAAGAAAAGAGGTGCAAGAATATTTGGGGAGGGGAAGAGCATGAGACAccacaacagagagagagagacaaaagcAGAAAAGGCATAAGTGCAAGTCGTACAGTTTTCACAGGGTAAAGCTGAAACCTGGGACCTCTCTGTGATGCCACCAGGCACACTGTCAGTGCATAGAGCTTAGGTTTGTCTGTTTCCCAATATGAAATGGCTCCAGAGGTACATATCCTATTCTGTTTCTTTCAAGCAGTTTCCAGACTGACATTTATGGTTgaatcatgggaaatgtagtattTTGGGACATTTCTGTAAGGCACGtttaaccctgttcctggagatctatcgtcctgtaggttttcactgcaaccctaacaaagcacatgcccctcaacagctagagtagggctacccaaccctgttcctgaagttCCACTGTCCTGTGGGTTTTTACTACACTAACAAGAACAAAGCATTTTTCCGTTCAAGCATTCATTCAACTGTTAGAGCTGTTAATTAGTAGAATAAGTTGAGCCAAATTAGggtcgaaatgaaaacctgcaggatggtagagctccaggaacagggttgggtagccGTGCTGTATAGGCACAGCTTCTGCAGTTGAGTTCTATGCTAGCATTACTCACAGGATGCCAAATCCAAAATAACCAACGAAGACTCCATTTTCCTTCATTGGCTTTCATtcaaaagttaaaataaatataaattccGCCCACAACTAACAAGGTTTCAGCAGGCAGGCAGCGATGTTGCCGGTTTGGCTCCTGCACAGTATCCATGGCTCCAAAGTCttcccaccctctccctgcccctctcccctacACAGACCACACTAATAAAATCAATTTAGCTTAAATATTGTCATTTGATGTTCTTAATGAGAGGGGAGTGCACTTGCCAAATAATGCATCACCTGGCTTAATCATGGATGACTGGAGATGAGGGCTCCCTTTGTAAGGCAAAGAGCAACCACATCAGGGCTGATGTGGGGTACATGCGGCTTTCATTAATTTTTATACATTGAAATGCACACTGCACATTAAAGTACTACAGCATTCAAagatgttgtgtgtctgtgtgtgtgtgtgtgtgtgtgtgtgtgtgcgcaaatgCTGACTTGTTCTGTCTACTTTATATCTGCAGCATAAGGACCCATAAACCAAAGGAAATGTGTGTTCCAGTGCCAATGATCGTAGCACTGAGCCATAACAATCCATTAGTTTATAGTGTATATAATGATTGAGGAATGAGGATTGATGCTGTCTCcacctagtgtgtgtgtgtgtgtgtgtgtgtgtgtgtgtgtgtgtgtgcttgcacctATGTGAATAGAAAAGGATGGAGCGATGCTGACAATGGACTGGAGCAGATCCAACACACAGATTCTGAGAGCTGTGATGTCACCCAGTCCAGCTGAAAGTAGGCCAGCCTGACAGCGcaagccagtgtgtgtgcgtgcgtgtgtgtgtgtgtctgcgtgctaATGTGTAGGGAGGGGTGACCTACATACAGCTGCGCAGTGCGAggatgtctgtgcatgtgtgtgtgcttattggtgtgcgcatgtgtgcgtgtgtgtgtgtagattcaTACAGTAGTCAAGGCAGAGAGTAGTTGAGAGGTGAGGGAAAAAAGAATTGACCACTCAGAACAAAGAGgcgagagaaaagagagagagagtgggggagagggtatTTGAAGGATAATAAAAAACCCAGCTGCATAAAATCCTGTGCATCGtcagcacatgtgtgtgcatttgtgtgggtgtgtgcatgtgagcgtgtgtgcgagtgtacgtgtgagtgtgtgtgtgagtgtgtgggtgttggtgagtgtgagtgtgagtgtgagtgtgagcgtgtgcgtgtgcatgtgtgagtgtgtgtgtgtgagtgtgtgtgtgctgaattgGCTGTATGAAGCTCAACATGAATATATCAGCCACCCACTCCTCCATCTGCTGCAGGTAACTGCAGCCCTGACtctgcagtgtgtatgagaaagagagagggggagagagagagagagagagagagagggggagagagagagagagagagagagagagagagagagagagagagagagagagagagagagagagagagagagagagagacaacagtcatatttacaccctacacaccctaataaataaacatgtccACCAaacaaaaaattgaaaaatcttTGCGTGCTTCATTGAGTTCAAGAAAGCACTTGACTCGGTTTGGCATGAAGGATTATACTACAAAATTGCGTAGGGGGTAAAGTTTATGATATCATTAAACCAGTGTACTCAGAATATAAGTATGGAGTTCTTCACACCAAAATGGGGAGCAGGGCTGTAGCCTGGGTCCAACACTGGTCAATATTTACATCAATGAGTTAGCGGAGCAGTCAGAGCAGTCTACAGCCTCGGGCCTCCTCCAACATGACACGGAAGTCAGATTCTTACTCTACACAGATGACCTGGTTCTGCTGTAACCCTTCTTTGGTGGGTGATAACAGAACCAGGTCAGCGGAGGATTTCTGTCAGAACTGGGCAATGACAGTAAACTTAAAAAAGGCAAAACTAAAGATCTTCCAgaaaaaagctaaaataaaacTTCTAAAATTGTTATACTGATTAAAATCTGgttaaaaattgttattcagcCAATTGTGCTATATATATACCATCACCTAAATTCAAGTCTTCAAGACACATTGCAGTTTAAGGCAATGAAAGCCCAAGACCTCAGTCATGAATAAGTCCCCTCTGTCAGCTGGTAATGGAGTTGACTAACACATTAACCCAactaacacaaaacacagaccaGCTTCATACCAGCACTGCTTACCAATAAGATTTCCTTTCCcaaagaaatgagaaaaaggtacaaatccTGCTAGACGAAGGGTCAACAGCTCCAATTGCTGCACAGTATATCACTGCCTGCCACAAACTGAGGGACCAccaacaacatatttatttgatttactaattcatttatatttcacctttcctccattttctttttggttGTCAGTCACTGACTGTGGACATTACCACACTGTTTAAATTATTGTTGTTAACACAATGTCGTTTGTATTTCATGTTGTTTGTATTCATATTCCTATTCCCTTCTATGTGTACACTTTGGCAATATATACAAATTCATttaatgccaataaagcattttgaatctGAAAGAGAGAtatatagagagacagagaaagacagataaagagaatgagagcgagtgagagggaggggagaagatGGATCGAAGAGAGGAGGGATGAGAAAGATTTCAATTCAGCATGAAGACACTAGGAGATTATCCAAAGCTCCATCaaagccaaaaaataaaaaaggatctAACAGATCCTCAGGGAATGGACAAATCTTTCAGCCCTTTGAGTTCAAGGAAGGGCAAAAACACATCAATGGCGTTACTCAGGGTTAGCCTGCATACAGTATCtctatacactcaatgagcactttactaggtatttattagacttttttttttgacttattggtcttctgctgctgtagcctatccacaggtttggcgcgttgtgtgttcagagatgcctgcagaactgctgctcactggatgtttttttgtgtttcacaccattctctgcaatctcgagagactgttgtgcgtgaaaatcccaggaggtcagcagtttctgagatacttaaaccgccctgtctggcactacgTGTTTCTGAACattgtttttctgctgctgctttCGTTCTTCCATAAGCAAATTCaccatctctccctttctcctctcacatacacacacaaactctctcccttgttaccctctctctctccccctctctccctccacccctccctcgcCCGCCCCGGTCTCACCTGCGCTTGTGCAGCTTGCTGTTCTCGGTCTTGAGCAGGTGCAGCTTCTTGGCGAAGAAGACGGTGATCATGAAGAGCAGCAGCACCATGAGGGCGGCCGCTCCGATGGCGATGCACATCACCTGGAACTCCGTGATCACCGCCTCGCACCGGGAGCCCTTGTGCCACATATAGTCCTGGGCATTACACctgggggaggacagaggagagaggaggggagagaagggaggagaggggagagaggagggaggagagaagggaagagagaggacagaggagagaggaggaaggagtggggggagaggagagaggagagagaaaggaggacagaaaagagaggagagagaagggaggagagacgacagaggagagaggaggggagagatgggaggagagagaagggaggagagggaagagaggagaggggagagaggagagaggagagaggagagaagagagaggagagaggagaggggagagaggagagagaagggaggagagaagggggggagagagaagggaggagagaggagaggagggaggagagaagggaggagaggggagagagaaggagagaggacagaggagagaggagagaggagagaagagagaggacagagaagggaggagggaggagagagaaaggaggacaaagaagggaggggagaggagagaggagggataagggaggagagagcggggtggggagggggggaatggGCACGAGGACAAACAGAGGAGCGAGTGAGCAGTGTGGACAGGCAGGACAGGAGGACGTGAGTGACCCAAAATAGATtgaaggagaagagaggaatATAAAAGAGAGAATGATGGAGCAAGAGACCGTAGACAGAAGGAAGGGCACAGTAAAAAGAGAAGGGGAGACAGAAAAAGGTGGGGAGGAGAGACAAGGTTAATTGACCAATCTGTCACGGTGATAGCAAACTTCCTGCTGAGTCTCCCTGGTGAATGCGCTCGCTCCTCGATGTGTGACTCGCTAACTCATCCAAGCAGAGTCTGCCAGGGGCCCCCAATCCATCCAGCTGTCTCACCCATGTACACGGATAAACTCTAACTGCCATTttgttaaaacacacacagaaatgcacgtCACACACTACGTTATGTACtcgcatatacagtatatggtacACAAATGTGAACATTTACTGTAAGGctgaattttgtttttcaagacTTGTCCTGGAGCCCGTTCTGCATGTCCGTTGTTGTTCTAGCTAGTCTCCTTTAATCAGATTTGATGggaatttaatttagttttgtcAGGAGTTCTACTGCCCCTAATAAGACTGAAGTAAACCAAATTACAGCCAACTGTTTCATTTCACTGTTCAATTGTTCAAGGCCTTGTAACGTAACAATAAATGGACAACTAATCAGCAGTAATTCATTACTCGGGCTGTAACTGAATTTGAATACACAATTCCTGCATAAAAGAAGAGAAGACATTggaaacattcatttcaagtgaGGTCCGGTGACCTTTTCAGCTGTCACCATCTCTCAGAGCTGAGAAATGGTTCAGGCAAGCGCGAGGTATTTGAACAAGGTGACATAGGATTGAGGTGGAAAGGCAGCAAATTGAAAATAACGGCATCAACAGaacatattacatttacatttcaggaaAGTATTGCTGTTCAGAAAAACCTAACAAGCAAGCTGCCTAGAATATTCTATGGGCTggaccaggcctgggtcaaagcGCACCAGAATCGGTCTGTTCCTCTGAAGGCCCAGGCCCTGACTGTCTGAGGGGATCTTCATTGGTTACTGCAGCCTGACTGCCTGGCCCTCTTCCCGCCATCTGGCCCTACAGCCCCCCGAGGGGTGCCGAATGCCCAACCGTCGACGCGTGTGGCTCACAGATGGGACAGGAGAGGGGTGCAGACTGAGCTCCACAGGGctgctttctgtctttttcCATACTTTTGGTCAGTCCATCTCTCTGTGCAGATGCCACAGTACAGTGTGGAGAGGGCTGTGACTTCAGCTGCAGAGAACCGACCTCTTCCTGAACCTGCAGCACCTCTCAGTGTTTGGGTATGTGTGATCTGACACCCAGCACAAGGGTTAAAGGGGAAACTCTGGAATTTGCCCAGGGTTGTCTTACCCCTGCTGTGGGTTCTTCTACCCCTGCTGTGCTTTACTCCAGAAGGGAAGAGGAGAAAGatgaggtggggtggggaggggagggggcagggctgagtgttgCTGGATGAAGGACTATTAGAGTATTGCAAATGATAGTGGTGGAAAGTCCATGGGTCAGAAACTTGGCCAGTTGATTTCAGTGATTAGCCCTACCTCCTGCTGCAGTATTGCAAACCTAGGggactggaacaaaatactggggatgaattttattttctgaacctggattttccacctctgccaaCTGAGGACATTGAACTGACAGGAATCTTAATGGGGTTAGAAAGGTTACACTCGTTCTGCATGTTTAACATTCTGCCAGACACTGTGTGGGCACCCTCTGTATTTTAAATCCGGGGGAAGCACCTCAGGCATTTTCACACATTAGAAGTCATTTGATTGCTGTCTAAAATGGCAAAAATCTGTGTGCCTGAGCCCATCAAAGCGATGTGATCGGATTTGACACAAACTCTCCCACAGTCTTGTCATTTATAGTCACTCTCAGGGGgcgctgtcctctctctctctcagcactgtGAAAGATGAACCTCAGGCCAATCCTGAAAACATCTCGACAGACATCACCTCTCATCACTATGTTTATTAAAACAAGCATATTTGTAATGCTTATTCCTCTAATACACACATAGAATGATGCTGTCTGGCTCTACAATTACTTTCCCAGCTCTCGGAAATCTCCATTACAGCACTGCTGTAGCTTTGAGCCAATTTGCTATGATATTACAGTAACAACATTAGGACCCCATTGCCCAGCTGGAAtcagttttaaaaaatctaacgGCCTGGGATCTTTCCGGACCCTAATCGGCATCAGCTGAAACATTGGGCAGCAGAACCTGCATGAATGTGCTTGTTTCTGAACATGCAGTTGTGAGTTGCTGTCAGTTTAACACTTTGCAGCAGATTGATTGGATCAACAGATGAGCTGTGTAACCAGCATGCTCCACATGATTGACAGAGAGTACGTACATACAGTAGATATGACCTGGCATATATGACCTGTGCCAGGGACAGGGTAGGCCTAGGCAGGTAGCAGTTATGGGTGATGGTGGGTTGGGAAAGGGCTTTAGGTAGAAGGAGCCAATTTTTGGGGAATTTGTCATGTGCCTCTGACTGGCTGAGCACTGTCTGCAGTACTGGCCTGAGTGCTGTTTGTCAGCAGTGGGGTGAACCAGTGCAGTTAACCCCTCAGTGAAGTCATGGGGCATAACTGGAGCTGCCTGCACAACTGGAACTGCCTGCACGACGGTCCCATCAagggctgtgcgtgtgtgtgtgtgtgtgtctggagtcTGGAGAGCTGAACCAACACCAAGCACCAAGTAGTAGTCGTTCCATCACCAACATCCCCCAAACAATTCCACTACAGACATCCACTGCCCAAACACCCCACCCAGTGACAGTTAAACCAGGCCTCAAATACCCCAACATCAGGCTCGACCGGTCCCCTCCCTGCCATTAGCAGCCCATGCTGTGTTACAGCCCTGATAAAACCATCCAGGAATCAGCGGATTAGGGGCCTCGATGCAGACTGGAGCACAAGAGTGATCCGACAGTGATGGTCATGATCTCACAGCACAGCGGTGGTTAAATTTGTGCTGCTGTGGAGGGATTTCTATAGGGATGGGGAGGTAACCTTCACTGGGTATGAGTTCAAGGCAATGCTTCTAAAGCCACAGCCATTGGAAGATATCTCTTTATTACTGTCACAGTGATTCCAATGCTCTCCATCCAAGGCCTTCCATTACCTTGGCCCCCGTGGAAACTGACGAAAGCTGCCTCACCACTCACAGTTTTTCCGagaaatgggagagagagagagagagaggccataTATTTTCATAAGGCTTCCCGTATATATCTGTGTGATGTAATCTGGAGCTGTCGTGCTGTTATACTGCTGCTGTGTCGGCTGAGCGGGGAACCAtaaagagctggagagagatTTAAAGAAAAGTGGCTATTTCAATAATCGTCTGTACTTCTGcctttgaccatttttcaaCTACACCCCCAAATGCACTTTGTCAAACCCATTGCATAAGGAACAATTGTCCTTGGTGATGAAAGACATCCAAATGAGaatattttaaaagcaaacCCATTATAAACCCATTATGCCCTATTCCCATTTTCCTTCAGTGAAAACTGCAAGTCACCAAAAAAGAGATAATTCATAGAGtaaaatattcagctgtatGAATATTCAAAAAACTGTCTACGTttctggtgtgtggtgtgtaatgAGCACATTTTGATGTGCTCATCACAAGTTCCTAGCAAACATCACTTTGCCACCTCTGCCAATTTGGCCTCCGACACAAATCTCAATGCTGTTTGGCGTCCATGTTACATCGTGGCTGCTCCAGTACGCATGCAGAAAGGGAGGGGCGGGGTAGCAGTGCGTTCAGTTAGCAGCTATGCCTCAgcaaactgcacacagagctcATGCTGTAGATTTCATTCTGCCTGGGTACACATCAGTACGCAACATGACTATACATCGCCAGGCCTTCGGCTAGAAACATTCAGCCACATACATAAGAGTAAGATTCAAAGCCCTTAGGAAAACAAGCCATTTACTTAACCCATCTGCAGCCTTATCCTGTATATCTGTAGAGTTTTAATACGTGGCCAAACATACAGTCCTGGCATTTCCATATGAGAAATGTTGCATATCAAAACTGAGGAAGGGGGAATTTGAATTATAGATATACTGTAAGTGTAGTGGGGGTGGGGTAGTTTGGAGCCCATATGTGCATTTCCTCCCCTGCGTCACCCGAATAGCCTCCCTAATCCTGTGCTAAACATCGGTATTTCAGAGGCTTCATATTAAGCTTGATTTCTGGGCTTGACCTCCTTACTGTGTAACAGTTCACCTTCTGGCCACTGTAGCCCAGCCTACACTCATGACGCCATTCTGCTTCCTGAACCCCGCATTAGCACACGATCCCTGCGTGTTCCAGGGTTTATGAAGGCAGTTTACTGTTGTGGGACAATTTGGCCTCAATAGGAATTTCACACTAAAACATTTTACCACAAAATATGGCAgctaaattaatttttaaaaacacatagcGGCGCACTGAAAACACATTACATCAGGTACTAGATGCTTCCCATAGTGATGTACACtggggaaatgtgatctttgcTCCACTAGCATTGGAAAGACCCAAAAGAAGATGGCAGAGTATACAAATAACCTCATGAGGTGGACATACAGCACCACggcagtgaaacaggaagctgTCATATCTGCAGGGTGGAgtagtgggtgggtgggggggagagccTGCTGATCCTGCCCTTACCTGCAGAAGACGCCGATCCCCTCAGCCAGGTAGCACTGGCCCGCATTGAAGCAGTAGTCGGGGAACAGGTCGCAGGGGGAGCGACAGCTGTTGTTGGTCCTAACGTAGCCCAGGCGGCAGTCAGACCCGTTGGTACCGTCCACCAGCcccggggcaggaggggggccCTCGTCCTCCCCGCTAGGGAGTACGTCCTCTGGGAGGAGGGAGCCTGGGCGGCGGGGGTCGAAGGGCACGGAGGCGCGGGTGGTGGTCAGCAGCATGATGTTCTCGTCCTCCATGTCCACCGTGGTGTACTGGTCGGTCTCGGGGTACACCTCGGTGGTGGAGAAGCCGTCGTCCTTGTTGTCGTAGTAGTAGAAATCGGACAGGGTCCAGGACTCGCCTCCCTGGAGCTCGCGGGCGCCCGgctcgggggagggggggcccgGGTCGCGGTGGCGGGAGGCCGGGTCGATGTAGTCCACGGTGAGGACGTCGGTCTGGGCGGGGGCGGGCGCCGGAGGGCTGCTGGGGCGGGGCCGGTGGTCCAGGTCGAGCATGGCGACATCCGGGCCGCCTTCGGTACCCTGCCAGGGGGGCTCGGTGCGCTCCTCGTCTCTGAAGTCAGGCTGGGCGTCTGTGGGGCGGCTGGGGGCAGGCAGGGTGGGCAGGCCGGCCCCAACGCCCTCCGACGGAATCTTCAGCAGGAGGTCTTTCTCCGCGGACTCGGAGCTGATCTCGGATTCTCCCAGTATGCCGCTGCCCACCTCCTCCCCGCCCCGGGGCATGCGGACCGCCCTGAGGCTCGGGAACAAAGGAAGGGCAGAGCTGGTGATGGCGGCCGCCTGCTCAGACTCCCCGCTTGGCAGCGAGGAAGAGTTCACCTTGTCATCCATGGCTGTGATGTTGGGCCCCAAGGTTTCTCCTGAAAGCAACAAGGACATCGCGGTCAGTACAATCCAACACATTCCCATCATGCATCTCTCTAGCTGCAGGCATGGAAAACTGTCTTGTCATTTGAAGCCTCAAAAACTACTGGAGGAGATGTTAGTGTCTTTAGTCATCAaggctttctttctttatttctttacagACAGTGTCAAGAATAGCAATGACAGCACAGAATGAGAATGTTTTTTAGTCATCCATATCTAAATGTCTTCCTCTAAGGTAAAACATCCAAGCATCACTCAGGATTCATACTTAAAATTCATAATAAGAGCCTGCACAGAGCTACACTGTGTTCCCCTGCATTAACAGCAGCTCAGGACTACGAGAATGAAATACTACAATGCAATACAAAACACAGTTTGAAAGAATGTATTCTAATCACAAGACTAGAGATTCAGTCTTTCTCGATCACTTCATACATAAAGTGACAATGAAGTCCATTGAGTTCATAGGGAGTCTCAGAATCACTGGAGAACTAACAAACgtgaataacaaaaataacaaaacaaaccagagaaacaaagagaaaaaaagattccCAATCTCCTTAGCCCCCGGTTAATTATGCCCGCTTCTGCATGGGGCTCCCCATTGCTTTCCAAAGCTGCTTGCCGATGAGGGATTAAGTATGTTGATTTCCTAATGTACTCCAGCGGCAGAGAGCCAGGACTGAGATTAAGATTAAGGGCCAAGGGTTGACACTCATTCTGGGATACTGGGAGAGGAATAACGCAATCTCTAACTGTCCCAAACCAGGCACAGCTAACATGCTGTCACTCTGTCCTACCTCTAAAAACGACTTTATTTCAATGTCAAAACCTCCGAGCGGCACTCATGTCTATTACATTTATATCACAGTAAGTGGACGCACTCAAACAAAGGGGACAAATTatttgggtcagtgtgggtcagtgaGGTAGAAGACAGTGTTTTAAGCCATGTTCTCTATTTAACAGGGTCAATTCTATTCCAGTTCAGTTAAATTCATGAAgtgaatttaaattaattaactgaAAAATCTCCACAGAACATTACAGGCAATTTTCCATTCGTGATttgaatttcaattcatttcttgACTTGAAATTGACGCCCATCCCCGCTACTTGTGCCAGCTCTCCGAATGTGTGCAGTACGGGCGTCATTACTGCACGTATCAAAGACAAAGTGATCTGATGACGCCTTTCAAGAGATACgcgaaggaaaaataaataaatcatctcCACGTAATCAAGGGGGAGAAGCAAAATCCACTGGGCTGGAATCTGTCATGAGCAGTAGCAGACAGGCAGGTGGAAGAGGAAATAATTACTGTAAGTGGGGGAGCGAGGCATTATGCAGCATGAATATTAATGTCTTCGCAGAGAGCTGAGGCGAGAGCGCGATCTTCGGGCTTCAGCGGCGCACGTTAAAAGACAGCCAGAGTAACCAGAGCCCTTCAGACACGCGATTCTCATTCCACAAGAGTAAAGCCAGGTGTAAATTCATACATCTTTGTGTATTATTCTAACCAAGAGGAAGAATGTGACCTTTCATAAAGCATGTCAGCGGTAAGCAAATCCATTCGCCCGCAGCGCTTGCTCAACCGCTGGAAAAGACGGCATTTCGCTGCTCGCTCCTGGCGTCTTTCGACAAACTGAAACCACGGCAGAAAAACCAGAGCAAGACACACAGCTCCACTGCCAATCCGAACTCCTGTTGACACTCTTATCTCAGTCAGTAAAAGTTCACAGCATAACCACACCCCCTGACAACCACCACAGGAATACAAACAGCTGTTACAATCATTTTAGTGGAATTCTATTCATTGGCCCAAGTTGATTGACTTTGTTCTTTTTAGAGGTGATGGGAAACAGATGCACACAAGCTCACAGGATGTAGGACCTCCCTGGCTCCTCTGTGagatctcctctctcctctgtctctccttctgcaTGACCAGCCAAATTTATCACAGGGACAACCAGCCACTGTTGCCACAGTAACGTGCAAAGGATAAACTGTTCCGCAATAGAGAAACTATTTGAAGCTAAATGCTGGTTCGGCTCCAAATGAGAAGCCAAGAGATTCTATTCCACCTTCCCTGAAAATGTAGCTGTCAATCATTTTAATCCACATTCTTCAGTTCCTGTAATAAATATAATCTAATTTAAAAGGAAAGCATTTTCAAGATGGAGGGCTAAGTAGTGGGCAGCAGGCCACATACTGAACTGGTGTGAATGTAACATAATTTCATTGGTGTAAAGAAGGTGAAGTTAACGTGATTTGATTGGTGTAAAATAAACTATGTTACAGGCAATGACAGGTTAAAATACATGAGGTGGAGTATGCAGACTTTACTAGTGTAAATAAATAAGGTGGAAGTTATATTGCTTatataaagcaaatatttaagaTGGTTATAGGCAGGGTTGTCATCATGGGGGACAACCGGGTATGTTGTCCCAATCCtgaaaggtgggggggggggggggcattattATCAAAGCATTATTATCCCAGCCCTGAGAATAATAGGATAATATAATTTTGCCTAGGGATTTCACCCAACTGCCCTGGTCATAGTCCTTGATTAGCATACATTCAGTACATGATAAACACCCCGAAAAGTCAAAATTCATCAATTGAGCTGCTCAAAGTCCTTGCCATGCTGTGTAGGATGTACAACACTCTGTTTATTTGCAGCTTAAACAACAATCCTCAGTCGGTTTGCAGCAACATCCTTCCACCAAGCCTGCTATTTACATTGGATATctgcgtttttcttttttcaaatagCACTCCCGAGTGAAGCAAGTGAAGCAAATGTCACTTAAGATGAATGTGCCTCAGCACAAGTCTCCTGTTTTTACACTGAAGCACATGCTGTATAGGTCAGGGTCTCATCGGCATGAGGAGACTTTCATTCGCTCTAAAGTAGGCACACAATAACCCCACTACCCTGGAAAGCTCACAGTTGGAATAGAGGAACAAGTCTCTGCTGGTccttatgaaattattttttttaaactgctacTAATGGCTTCATTGTATCACCTGACTGGGCTTGAAATAACCTCTATATGGAAGAAGGAATTTAAGAACTGAATGTTCAGGATGTCATTGCCTTTACTGTTATTGCAGTTTCTGCATTGCTTCACCCTCACTCTGGTGTCACTT encodes the following:
- the cspg5b gene encoding chondroitin sulfate proteoglycan 5b isoform X1, encoding MDDRETRFNSGCWRLVMLSSFLLLHSIPLCAHGETLGPNITAMDDKVNSSSLPSGESEQAAAITSSALPLFPSLRAVRMPRGGEEVGSGILGESEISSESAEKDLLLKIPSEGVGAGLPTLPAPSRPTDAQPDFRDEERTEPPWQGTEGGPDVAMLDLDHRPRPSSPPAPAPAQTDVLTVDYIDPASRHRDPGPPSPEPGARELQGGESWTLSDFYYYDNKDDGFSTTEVYPETDQYTTVDMEDENIMLLTTTRASVPFDPRRPGSLLPEDVLPSGEDEGPPPAPGLVDGTNGSDCRLGYVRTNNSCRSPCDLFPDYCFNAGQCYLAEGIGVFCRCNAQDYMWHKGSRCEAVITEFQVMCIAIGAAALMVLLLFMITVFFAKKLHLLKTENSKLHKRSSKYRPPSEQHNDNFSLSTIAEGSHPNVRKLCDTPPTLPHARALAYYDNIICQDDPNSQNKLEDPVKAPPPKEDEPLNIQNSLTPKHDNNHLASEENSSEVNSLQNNMM